The nucleotide sequence TAGATTGTGGCAAAGGTCGTATGTAACCCATTCTAGTGTTGTCTTTGCAGTGTATGCTGATGGTAGCATATGTTTAGATATCCTTCAGAACCGATGGAGCCCAACATATGATGTGTCTTCTATCTTAACTTCAATTCAGGTGAGTGTGTGTCAGAGTTCTGTGAGTTACAACCCTTTTTGAATAACCTAAAGCTCAAGTGGACAAACGAACTTTCTCAGTATCTGGGTAGCCCACTGCCAAGTGCTCAAACAAGAATTCATGATTTTCAGCgaacaggtctgattttttattagTGACCAATTGGCTTAAGTCCACATCCCTTTTCTGGTCATGTGTAAATGAAGTATTTTCTCAGGTCAAACTTAGTTATTCTCTTAAAACATAGTCACGGTTAGGGAGAAGATGGAAACATCATTGGGGAAGAGGAAAAATCTATTGCTTTGAAAGCCGCAGAGGCCTCAGGAAACAGGCAAGTGCAGAGAAGCATCGTGGATGGTGCCTCATCCAGGAAATTCTGTTGTTTAAGAAGAGACTGCCAGAGCCACTTGGAAGTTTGTGCCCCTCATATTTCAGAATGGACCTTGAGTGGGAgttgtagagaaggaaaatgaggaacgtTTCTGTTGTGTGGATTTGAGAGGAGCAGAAGTAACGTTTTGGGCGATAAAAAGTGTTTTCTATCACTTGATTCTGTCATTTTGTAAACACTGTTTTCAATGTATCTATTTTGCTCCATTGTGTGTTCGTTGTTTTGTTGATTAAAGGGAATAAGATTTCATCACCGGATGGATGCACTGCCAGGCATTTGCAAAGGCGTCACAGTCACGACGTGTAGCCCTGGAAAGTGGTCCTTGCAAGTTACTGTAACTAAATCAAGCTTTTTTCTCCTGCTTAAGGAGAAAGGGTCAGTGTATTGAAAGCCAGTGCTTTGATTTCTTTGAAATTAGATGATGGAGAGTAATTCACCTGTTGTTTTGGAAGCTTACGTTCTCTTACCAGGAGCTCTACCTCCTATTGTAGTGTATTACAGCAAAGTCATTTCTGAACTTCTTTAGAAAAACGATTCTCTGCCACTGAGGATTATTGCATAACTTTAGTATGCTCTATAACTGACACTTGTTGGTATTCAAAGTACATCTCTAAATCTTTTCTCCCTTCTAGTCTCTGCTGGATGAACCAAATCCAAACAGCCCAGCCAATAGCCAGGCAGCGCAGCTTTACCAGGAAAACAAACGGGAGTACGAGAAAAGAGTTTCGGCCATTGTTGAGCAAAGCTGGAATGATTCATAACAGACAACTGGGCTGCCCATCTTTTCATCATCCTTGTGTATAATTTACCTCTCAGTAGAAAGGCTAACAAATTTTAAGTGCCACAGGTTTTAAGGATTctgcagagaaaaaaaaaaaaagtccttaaGTTTAGAACCTACAAAAGCTTGTGTATCTTGATTAATGTACTTTTTATTGCATGGTGTGAACTAAGTTATTGCTACATAAATTTGTAATATATCCTGTTTGTATTTTTTTCCAAGTGTATAATGTTGGTGTGGAGTTTTCATGACAGAATATACACATTTTGTAAATCTGTacttttttcaaatattgaatgCCTTATTTTTGAATTCTTTAGATTTATAAATTGGAGAAAAGCACTTAAAGTTTTTTATATATGAATATTACATGTAAAGCTGTTAAAAATACATAACTTCAGTGCAAGAGACTTTGTCACTTATTTCCTTATCTTTGCAGTAGGGTTAATAAGTCTCTAGCTTGCTCCATCAATAGTTTTATTTCCAATTTCCAGACAAcagatttatattttatcaagaaaTCAATTCAAAGTTTGATTCTAACCACTAACTATAATTGCATACTTTGATTGTAACTATCTTAGTTAATTGATCAATTATTTATATAACTGGTTTAATTCTAGTTCTGTATTTCGGCCACTCGTTTTGGTTTTTTCTTGCACTACTTGTTTTTAAACTGTACCTTCTGCAGTTAGTATCTCGACCATGAGCAGAGAGCTGATGCaacttattttgttgtttgaaaAGTATCTTCAAAAGGTCTTGGATtgataaagaaaagtaaaaccaTGAACATTTACCAAAAAGTCATGCCCCGTTATTAACAATAAGAATTGGTTGCATTAGTATGAGCAAGGTAGATGTTTGCAAGGAATCGTGGTATGATTTCAACATTTGAAACTGCCttttaatacaatttttttttaagcggggtgggagggatgtttaacaccagggcctgctgagttGATTTCTCTCAtgggatttcttctttttttaatctcctaCATTGTATAAAATTTAGTTTATTGGACAGTTGTGCTGAGTTTAGTTTACCAGAAAAACTTCAAACACGATATTGTAGAAAGCTGagaccagtctatcttatcttatGCCTTCAAATAGtatagaaaatggaaaatatgctAGTAAATTTTTTGGAACCATGGGTGTAGCCTTTGTGCTGGTAAAAGTAGTAATCTGAGTTGCTATTAAAACTCCACAAAGTTCTTGTCAATCAGTAGGAGTGAGCTAGCAGCGCTCTCTTGGAAGACGTGATAGCGTGGCCGTGTGGACAAGTTCCACTCACAAGGTTAAGGGTGACATTGAGTGCTGATCTCTGACTCAAGGAGGAGTCTCCTGACTGGAATCATGGCAACAAAGACCTTGGGTTTAAAGGGAGTTTTGGTCATAGGAAATGTGTGCTGCCTTTGTAGTTTAGCCCTACAACAAAtgagctggatggatggatgcttaGCCCAGGGGTTGACTCAATAAGTGCGCAGTGTGTGAGGGCTTTCCTCTCACTTCATTAAAGGATAGAGGGGACTGCTTTCAAAGTGCGCTTTATCCTTAACGTACTTTTCCTTTCCCGGTTTAAAACTGGGACCTTTCAGGTACTGACAGATGCCTCCCATTGTGGAGAGGTCAGTGGTCAACATTACGCAGCAGCACCCTCATGTAGTTCATGTGTCCCTTGGAGGACATCGTTAGGATCATCCCATCCGAAACATGCCAGCCTTATCTCCAGTTTTGGAACAGATTCTTGTTTCTTCATTTGAGTACTAGATACAAACCttcaagttaaaaataaaaattttcacaACAAAAGATTTAAACACTAGGTTAACATGATATGGCAAGAGGCTAAAACATACTTTTGGTATGAGCTTGTCTGATTTTACAGTTTAAATGTATGTGATATAACAATAGCTATGACTAGCATTCTGTGATAGGCACTCCTAAGCACTTAACATAGTATCTCATTTCAGATTCAATAGCCAtatgtaaaaatagaaacacaatTTTGACTTGCAGAAATTTAGGTAGAGAGTTTTTAagtaacttgctcaaggtcaacaAGCTGTTAGTGCTGGAATTTGAACCCAAGCAGTCTGACTTTTTAACCTGTAAAATTGACTGTGGAGGCATCTGACCTCATACAACGTTTTGAAGAGGAGAAAACAGCCCCTTGGCTGATTGCTATGAAGCCAGGGGATCTCCTCTCCCAACGTTTTTTCCAATTCAGACAGCAGCCATCCTCCTACACTCTTCTCAACTAGGTTTCATTTGTTACATTGACTACCCAGAACTCATAAAAGATCTTCAAAATTACAAATTTTATTAGGAAAGTGAcaggttaccgtatatactcatgtataatctGAATttttcagcttatactcaagtatataaagTATAAGTTAGGTTAAGAAACtattcaggatacagttctttggtcaggacaGCTGCTTCTCAGTTGTGTCCACAGGCAGATCTCTCTGGCTCTCAGCctcacctctgccctgctcaggcataGTTTTGACAATGAGTGCCCAGagaccacccccattcccaccagGAA is from Tenrec ecaudatus isolate mTenEca1 chromosome 2, mTenEca1.hap1, whole genome shotgun sequence and encodes:
- the UBE2B gene encoding ubiquitin-conjugating enzyme E2 B isoform X2; protein product: MSTPARRRLMRDFKRLQEDPPVGVSGAPSENNIMQWNAVIFGPEGTPFEDVYADGSICLDILQNRWSPTYDVSSILTSIQSLLDEPNPNSPANSQAAQLYQENKREYEKRVSAIVEQSWNDS